The following DNA comes from Lemur catta isolate mLemCat1 chromosome 19, mLemCat1.pri, whole genome shotgun sequence.
AAGGAGGCTGTCAagggtgagacagagagagagagacccagccTGCGAGGGAGCCCTAGAGGGTCGGGAGGGACGGAGGGGAGGTAGGAAGAGGGAGCCCGGTGGGccggggagagggcagggccttACAGTAGACAGTGAGGGTGCTGGGAGGCGACTCGCCCACGCCCAGCCGGCTGGAGCCGCGGCACCTGTAGGCGCCCGAGTGCTGGACCTTCACAGGGTCCAGCCTCAGCGTCCGGCCGTCATGGCGAAGGTTCTGGTTATTCCAGTCAAACCAGGCATACTGGGAGACGGGAGGGTTGGCATCGCTCTCGCATGTCAGGGCTGCCTTCTCCCCCTCCATCACGCTGTCTCCTGGGGTCACGGACACCCACAGCCTCCTGGGCGCATCTGCAAGGGGAAACAAAGTCAGGACCAGGCAGCCAGTCCCCTGCCCTTTTCTGCCCCCCCAGCCTCCAGCACCGGCCACTCACACAGCACTTGGAGCCTCCACGCCTCAGACGCGGTCTGTCCTATGGAGTTGCTGACCGAGCAGCTGTAATTCCCAGCATCTTCCGGGGAGACGGAGTTAAAGCTGagttctctttcttcccccaGAAAGCTTCCATTTTTCTTCCAGATGAAGTGGACTTCTCCGGGGCGACTGCTTGAGAAGTCACATTGGAGAACGACCCGGTGTCCAGAGTGAATCTCGGGACGGGGGTTGGTCTGCAGGACCCTCACATCTCTGGGGGCATCTGGAGGGCAAGGGCCTCAGGCTGACCTCCCAGCTCCCTGTCCCTCTTGCTGTCCCCAGGGCTTCCTCTCCCCTTGGCCCTGAGGCCTGGCTCTCATCCCTCAGTTCTGTCAAAGAAGCTGGTCCAGGCTCCATTCTCCTCGCCCTTTAACCCCCTGTCCCAGCTGGGCCACTCCCCAGATCCGCCTGCCCAGTCGGGGAACTCACAGTGGACGTTCAGGTCGACAGGGGGCGCCCACGAGCACCAGCTGTTGCAGGCTGCGCAGGTGATGGTCTTGTCATCCCAGGCGACTTTCTGAATCACCAGCAGCCCAGGTGACTGCTgggcccaggagccctggggactCCATTTGTACCGGGTGACTCTAGGGTTACTGGAATTGTAGTTACAGGAAAGGGTCACGCGGTCGCCTTCTCGAATCGGTGTGGAGTTTTGAATCGCTGCGGTCACATTCTTGGGGGCATCTAGGAGAAAACCAGACAGGTGAGTGAAGAAAAGCCAGCTTGTCCAGTATACCCTtcccttcctgcttcctgcctcccccaccgcCCCCTGCATTCTCAGAGTTCCCGAATTCATCAAAGGAGGCTGGTGCCTCCCTCCCGCATCAGTGTGAGGGTGGAtgccctgccctggctgtggTTTGAGGCAGGATGGCACAGCAGCTCAAAGAGCAGCGCTGGGGACAGACTGCCAGACCCAGCCACTAAGACCCACAAGGCCACGGGCTGCAGGCCGGGAATACACCTGTGAACAGCAACGAAGCCCCTGCCCCAGGAAGCTTTCATCTCAGGAGACCCTGGCTTCTGCCTGCGCTTCATTCCTGGCCAAAGAACTCCCTGCGCCCCtgtctgccttcctccttcccccgcTTCCATCTCCTCTCCCTGGAACCGGAGGCTCTGTGGCTACTCACACTGGACATCCAGCTCAGCTCCCCGGCCAGTCTGGCCAAGGCCAAGGATGTTTTCTGCCAAGCAGGAGTAAGTCCCGGAGTGCGAGAGGAGGACTTCTAGGATCTGCaatgtcttttctgtttttcccagCACTTCTTTCCCATCGTGATACCAGGTGTAATTTGTCGGAGGAGGATTGGCCAGTGATGTACACATCAGCTCTACTGTTTTTCCCTCAATAACTGGTGACTGGAGGATCTGAACTATGGAAGGTTCTGGAGCATCTGGAAGAAGGGGCAGAGGCAAGTGGGGAGGTGAGGCGAGTGCTCCGACCATGAGAGCCCCCACTGCTCACTTTTTGGGGCCCTGGATCCACCCCCACGaactccctgcccctccccagctccgAGGAGGCTCACACTGCACTTCGAGGGCCACTTCCTTTGACGTGTTTGTGCCCATGTCACTGGAGGCCTGACACATGTACTTCCCACTCATGTTTCTGGTCACTGCATGCAGATTTAGCATGATTGTGTCCTGCATGCTCAGCGGAGCCCCGTCCTTGAGCCAGGATATGGTCTGGTGCTCTGGGTTGCTGCTGATGACCTTGCATGTCATGCTCACGGACTCCCCCTCCTTGACAGTGGCTTCACGGGGACTGACGTTGATC
Coding sequences within:
- the CD22 gene encoding B-cell receptor CD22 isoform X2 → MHLLGPWLLLLEYLAFSDSHKWSFSHPNTVYAWEGACVWIPCKYMNPKSEDLENITVYHNAQYSSITKSYNGTILYKTTKFEESPSQQERVRFLGGKRDNCTLSINRVHVNDSGKLGLRMMLKTDRWMEEIHLNVSERPLVPHIRLPPEIRESQEATLSCWLNFTCFGYRTQWQWSLEGPADSSTSISPMTDLIQSELKFQPQWHHHGKNVTCQLWSDREQRVLSQETVQLDVKHLPKLEINVSPREATVKEGESVSMTCKVISSNPEHQTISWLKDGAPLSMQDTIMLNLHAVTRNMSGKYMCQASSDMGTNTSKEVALEVQYAPEPSIVQILQSPVIEGKTVELMCTSLANPPPTNYTWYHDGKEVLGKTEKTLQILEVLLSHSGTYSCLAENILGLGQTGRGAELDVQYAPKNVTAAIQNSTPIREGDRVTLSCNYNSSNPRVTRYKWSPQGSWAQQSPGLLVIQKVAWDDKTITCAACNSWCSWAPPVDLNVHYAPRDVRVLQTNPRPEIHSGHRVVLQCDFSSSRPGEVHFIWKKNGSFLGEERELSFNSVSPEDAGNYSCSVSNSIGQTASEAWRLQVLYAPRRLWVSVTPGDSVMEGEKAALTCESDANPPVSQYAWFDWNNQNLRHDGRTLRLDPVKVQHSGAYRCRGSSRLGVGESPPSTLTVYYSPETIGRRAAVVLGLCLAVLILVIFGVKFWQNWKRTRSQQGLQENSSGQSFFVRNKKMRRAPLSEGSHAMGCCNPVMEDGISYAALRFPETDTPGTGDAETSGMQGLRQDSSDMVTYSVVQKRRVGDYENVAPDSPEDEGIHYSELIQFGTGERPRVQEDVEYVTLKH
- the CD22 gene encoding B-cell receptor CD22 isoform X1, with the protein product MHLLGPWLLLLVSEYLAFSDSHKWSFSHPNTVYAWEGACVWIPCKYMNPKSEDLENITVYHNAQYSSITKSYNGTILYKTTKFEESPSQQERVRFLGGKRDNCTLSINRVHVNDSGKLGLRMMLKTDRWMEEIHLNVSERPLVPHIRLPPEIRESQEATLSCWLNFTCFGYRTQWQWSLEGPADSSTSISPMTDLIQSELKFQPQWHHHGKNVTCQLWSDREQRVLSQETVQLDVKHLPKLEINVSPREATVKEGESVSMTCKVISSNPEHQTISWLKDGAPLSMQDTIMLNLHAVTRNMSGKYMCQASSDMGTNTSKEVALEVQYAPEPSIVQILQSPVIEGKTVELMCTSLANPPPTNYTWYHDGKEVLGKTEKTLQILEVLLSHSGTYSCLAENILGLGQTGRGAELDVQYAPKNVTAAIQNSTPIREGDRVTLSCNYNSSNPRVTRYKWSPQGSWAQQSPGLLVIQKVAWDDKTITCAACNSWCSWAPPVDLNVHYAPRDVRVLQTNPRPEIHSGHRVVLQCDFSSSRPGEVHFIWKKNGSFLGEERELSFNSVSPEDAGNYSCSVSNSIGQTASEAWRLQVLYAPRRLWVSVTPGDSVMEGEKAALTCESDANPPVSQYAWFDWNNQNLRHDGRTLRLDPVKVQHSGAYRCRGSSRLGVGESPPSTLTVYYSPETIGRRAAVVLGLCLAVLILVIFGVKFWQNWKRTRSQQGLQENSSGQSFFVRNKKMRRAPLSEGSHAMGCCNPVMEDGISYAALRFPETDTPGTGDAETSGMQGLRQDSSDMVTYSVVQKRRVGDYENVAPDSPEDEGIHYSELIQFGTGERPRVQEDVEYVTLKH